One Gadus chalcogrammus isolate NIFS_2021 chromosome 4, NIFS_Gcha_1.0, whole genome shotgun sequence DNA segment encodes these proteins:
- the LOC130380938 gene encoding LOW QUALITY PROTEIN: transcription elongation factor A N-terminal and central domain-containing protein (The sequence of the model RefSeq protein was modified relative to this genomic sequence to represent the inferred CDS: substituted 2 bases at 2 genomic stop codons): protein MDTKEQIRHCAFQIRKLNTEGSYGAMTALLRELDGPSVPVALLQATYIVDEKPLALMTEPPHQPPPEKTHPTPTADDPCASGHLPGVRAKCLQLLLTALYSQGPPDRPQEEDEGLARDIEGHIHVLCGASLLKYKACVRSRAANLRTXPHLRRGLLECSLQPREPANMTSQGMAGPDLRRLRREYAVRAVSERQLPXPPEGTPTQKLRCRRCEASDCWVSQLSRGTLFLPGWVKPGGPDHDGVTFVTCSVCGGQWYHSGWVCL from the coding sequence atggatacaAAAGAGCAGATAAGGCACTGTGCTTTTCAGATCCGAAAGCTGAACACTGAGGGGTCTTATGGGGCCATGACGGCCCTCCTCCGAGAACTTGACGGGCCATCAGTCCCGGTGGCCCTCCTACAGGCTACATACATTGTCGATGAAAAACCACTCGCTCTGATGACGGAGCCACCTCACCAACCCCCTCCAGAGAAGACCCACCCAACGCCCACAGCAGATGACCCCTGTGCATCCGGCCATCTTCCAGGCGTCCGGGCCAAATGCCTCCAGCTTCTCCTCACGGCCCTGTACTCCCAGGGGCCCCCCGACCGGCcacaggaggaggacgagggccTCGCCAGGGACATCGAGGGCCACATCCATGTGCTCTGTGGGGCCAGCCTGCTGAAATACAAAGCCTGCGTGCGGAGCAGGGCAGCCAACCTCAGGACGTAACCCCACCTCCGCAGGGGCCTCCTGGAGTGCTCCCTGCAGCCCCGAGAGCCGGCCAACATGACCTCCCAGGGGATGGCCGGCCCGGACCTGCGGCGCTTGAGGCGGGAGTACGCGGTGCGGGCCGTGAGCGAGCGCCAGCTCCCCTAGCCCCCCGAGGGGACCCCCACGCAGAAGCTGCGGTGCCGGCGCTGTGAGGCCTCGGACTGCTGGGTGAGCCAGCTGTCCCGAGGGACACTCTTCCTGCCTGGCTGGGTGAAACCTGGGGGCCCGGACCACGACGGCGTGACCTTTGTGACCTGCAGTGTGTGCGGGGGGCAGTGGTACCAcagtgggtgggtgtgtctctGA